One genomic segment of Streptomyces sp. TLI_146 includes these proteins:
- a CDS encoding DUF3995 domain-containing protein, which produces MHSLDDTVPPVRHRTVRLRLSNWPGYAAAAWGVLFAVPSFVWATGNAFGAQSTVAPSLVKLARDGVPWFVAVLLVTGFLKLFGALIGLGLTRPRGSRIGRLMVFCGGGAATLLTWHGGLFVIHGVLVKAGVVSVEPDLAGLTGWYLYLWGPWFIIGGLTFAWATALHVRQSDDRCKLRLHGAVGALGALVLSLASTVTGIG; this is translated from the coding sequence ATGCATTCCCTGGACGACACCGTGCCTCCCGTGCGGCATCGGACAGTCCGCCTCCGCCTGAGCAACTGGCCTGGATACGCCGCGGCGGCATGGGGGGTCCTGTTCGCGGTACCCAGTTTCGTCTGGGCGACGGGCAATGCCTTCGGCGCGCAGTCGACGGTGGCGCCGTCGTTGGTGAAGCTCGCTCGCGACGGCGTGCCGTGGTTCGTGGCCGTCCTGTTGGTGACCGGCTTCCTGAAGCTCTTCGGGGCACTGATCGGCCTCGGCCTGACGCGACCGCGGGGCTCGCGGATCGGTCGGCTCATGGTGTTCTGCGGCGGCGGCGCGGCGACCCTGCTCACGTGGCATGGCGGCCTCTTCGTCATCCACGGTGTGCTGGTCAAGGCTGGGGTTGTCTCTGTTGAGCCAGATCTGGCTGGGCTGACCGGTTGGTACCTCTACCTGTGGGGCCCGTGGTTCATCATCGGTGGGCTGACCTTCGCATGGGCCACCGCGCTGCATGTCCGCCAAAGCGACGATCGGTGCAAGCTGCGACTCCACGGCGCCGTGGGTGCGCTCGGAGCCCTGGTCCTGTCCTTGGCCTCGACGGTTACCGGGATCGGTTGA